The Deinococcus sonorensis KR-87 genome includes a window with the following:
- a CDS encoding globin gives MTSDRLTSAPLTLGSPQSLYERIGAEGLHALLEHFYARVARDPLLAPLFPGSRDSSLWATTLEKQEAFLTGFLGGPPLYHQRYGHPRLRARHLPFPITPAHAGAWLACMRAALNETPQIDAASADELHQALSRVAVHMVNQPG, from the coding sequence ATGACGTCTGACCGGCTGACCAGCGCGCCCCTGACCCTCGGCAGTCCGCAGTCGCTGTACGAGCGCATTGGGGCCGAAGGGCTGCATGCCCTGCTGGAGCATTTCTACGCCCGGGTGGCGCGGGACCCGCTGCTGGCCCCTCTGTTTCCCGGGTCGCGTGATTCCTCGCTGTGGGCCACCACGCTGGAGAAGCAGGAGGCGTTCCTGACCGGGTTCCTGGGCGGCCCGCCGCTGTATCACCAGCGGTATGGCCATCCCCGGCTGCGCGCCCGGCACCTGCCGTTTCCCATCACTCCGGCCCACGCCGGAGCGTGGCTGGCCTGCATGCGGGCGGCCCTGAATGAGACCCCACAGATTGACGCGGCCAGCGCCGATGAGTTGCATCAGGCGCTGAGCCGCGTGGCGGTGCATATGGTGAATCAGCCGGGCTGA
- a CDS encoding GAF domain-containing protein, with protein MTVAELPSWQPPLTVLAQATTVAEFAALLVELVMDGAQAHGARASLWSAESGGCASLAEQGRGLSLCGDELGQQVRHSAQMAWDGMHAALPLGDLLLETVGARPEQLDALWALAPLLTLAFEGVQAREARRGRGRESETVTQLVRRMGGSLELPRVLTATAETAAQALGWQRAFVGLLSESATPGEAARTGDVYTYGFGPDFSGGVGVGPSSFERLFRQGEVIVYDRERDQSGRMGAGLAELDPETAVIAPLAVRGRPLGVLYADTRSRGMTVTPDDLWVVLALAEQASLAIDNARLYGEETRKRQAAEALREVGSALSHSLQLGDTLQAVLERAQSLFGADACAVYELQPDGRTLAIRSAVGLSSEYVLRSRAKLGAGITGRAVARSERVAVRDFPAEQAQGRLGGGSRYTRQLLSQGRYPYRGVVGLPLSARGHAFGGLCLYFLAPLPMTPEELALSEVFAAQASLAIENARLYEEEVRRERESAALLGVARLQSGEEAEDAHLDEVVALAVQAMNAERGLLALFSPAPDSTLDRVAGYRLETRPDELSGLLSQLGRGPRRLSRRHTLAGASSSLIVPLRSGHDTLGFLYADHSGEELPSDRVLQLSRAFADQIALALTRQRLRLALEREEARYRQLAESAHDLIVACDAQGVVTYANPASQRLLGELEGRSMWALVSHPWRAALQDAWLRCLAAPLDGGRCDIQMQGREAEVQLELRLSAVSGGGGMLLVARDISELRRLASEIEQRGEALQLADARQLELRSYLSLFTQAQEEERRRISRELHDDTAQVLVAIARRVDRLSRELDAGLRERAQDIRGDLDAAIQGVRRFARNLRPSVLDDLGLLPALEWLASQAATPTRVEVQGNERRLPPSTELTLFRVVQEALGNIDKHAQASSAAIRVVYAAAEVTVTVSDDGVGFSAEQARERAAQGHLGLAGLRERTLLAGGDLEIVSEPGRGSELRFSLPG; from the coding sequence ATGACGGTCGCCGAGCTTCCCTCCTGGCAGCCGCCCCTGACGGTGCTGGCCCAGGCCACCACGGTCGCCGAATTCGCGGCGCTGCTGGTGGAGCTGGTGATGGACGGCGCGCAGGCGCACGGCGCACGCGCCTCACTGTGGAGCGCCGAGTCCGGCGGCTGCGCGTCGCTGGCCGAGCAGGGGCGCGGCCTGAGCCTGTGCGGGGACGAGCTGGGCCAGCAGGTGCGCCACAGCGCCCAGATGGCCTGGGACGGCATGCACGCCGCGCTGCCGCTGGGCGACCTGCTGCTGGAGACGGTGGGGGCACGGCCGGAACAGCTGGACGCCCTGTGGGCGCTGGCGCCGCTGCTGACCCTGGCCTTCGAGGGGGTGCAGGCGCGTGAGGCCCGGCGCGGCCGGGGCCGCGAGTCCGAGACGGTTACCCAGCTGGTGCGGCGAATGGGCGGCAGCCTGGAACTGCCGCGGGTGCTGACCGCCACCGCCGAGACGGCCGCCCAGGCGCTCGGCTGGCAGCGCGCGTTCGTGGGGTTGCTGAGCGAGTCAGCCACGCCCGGCGAGGCGGCCCGGACCGGCGACGTGTACACCTACGGCTTCGGCCCGGATTTCAGCGGCGGCGTGGGGGTTGGTCCCAGCAGTTTCGAGCGGCTGTTCCGGCAGGGCGAGGTGATCGTCTACGACCGCGAGCGCGACCAGAGCGGCCGGATGGGCGCGGGGCTGGCCGAACTGGACCCGGAGACGGCCGTGATCGCGCCGCTGGCCGTGCGGGGCCGGCCGCTGGGCGTGCTGTACGCCGATACCCGCAGCCGCGGGATGACCGTCACGCCCGACGACCTGTGGGTGGTGCTGGCGCTGGCCGAGCAGGCGAGTCTCGCCATCGACAACGCCCGCCTGTACGGCGAGGAGACCCGCAAGCGGCAGGCGGCCGAGGCGCTGCGCGAGGTGGGCAGTGCCCTGTCGCACAGCCTGCAGCTGGGCGACACGCTGCAGGCTGTGCTGGAACGCGCCCAGAGCCTGTTCGGGGCCGACGCCTGCGCCGTGTACGAGCTGCAGCCGGACGGCCGCACCCTGGCGATCCGCAGCGCAGTGGGCCTGAGCAGCGAGTACGTGCTGCGCTCGCGGGCCAAGCTGGGCGCGGGCATCACCGGCCGGGCGGTGGCCCGCAGCGAACGGGTGGCGGTGCGCGACTTTCCAGCCGAACAGGCGCAGGGGCGGCTGGGCGGCGGCAGCCGCTACACCCGGCAGCTGCTGTCCCAGGGCCGCTATCCGTACCGGGGCGTGGTGGGGCTGCCGCTCAGCGCGCGCGGCCACGCGTTCGGGGGGCTGTGCCTGTACTTCCTGGCGCCGCTGCCGATGACGCCCGAGGAACTGGCGCTGTCGGAGGTGTTCGCGGCACAGGCGAGCCTCGCCATTGAGAACGCCCGGCTGTACGAGGAGGAGGTGCGGCGCGAGCGCGAGTCGGCAGCGCTGCTCGGCGTGGCCCGGCTGCAGAGCGGGGAGGAGGCCGAGGACGCCCACCTGGACGAGGTGGTGGCGCTGGCGGTGCAGGCAATGAACGCCGAGCGCGGCCTGCTGGCGCTGTTCAGTCCGGCCCCGGACTCCACGCTGGACCGGGTGGCCGGCTACCGGCTGGAGACGCGCCCGGACGAGCTGAGCGGCCTGCTGAGCCAGCTGGGCCGCGGACCGCGGCGCCTCAGCCGGCGGCACACGCTGGCGGGCGCGTCCTCGTCGCTGATCGTGCCGCTGCGCAGCGGGCACGACACCCTGGGGTTCCTGTACGCCGATCACAGCGGCGAGGAGCTGCCCAGCGACCGGGTGCTGCAGCTGTCGAGGGCCTTCGCCGACCAGATCGCGCTGGCCCTGACCCGGCAACGGCTGCGGCTGGCCCTGGAGCGGGAAGAAGCGCGCTACCGGCAGCTGGCGGAGAGCGCCCACGACCTGATCGTCGCCTGTGACGCGCAGGGGGTGGTGACGTACGCCAACCCGGCCAGTCAGCGCCTGCTCGGGGAGCTGGAGGGACGCTCGATGTGGGCGCTGGTGTCACATCCGTGGCGCGCCGCGTTGCAGGACGCCTGGCTCCGCTGCCTGGCTGCGCCGCTGGACGGCGGGCGCTGTGACATCCAGATGCAGGGCCGGGAGGCGGAGGTGCAGCTGGAGCTGCGCCTGTCGGCGGTGTCGGGGGGCGGCGGCATGCTGCTGGTGGCGCGCGACATCAGCGAGCTGCGGCGGCTGGCCAGCGAGATCGAGCAGCGCGGTGAGGCGCTCCAGCTGGCCGACGCCCGGCAGCTGGAGCTGCGCAGCTACCTGTCGCTGTTCACCCAGGCGCAGGAGGAGGAGCGGCGCCGCATCAGCCGTGAGCTGCACGACGACACCGCCCAGGTGCTGGTGGCCATCGCCCGGCGGGTGGACCGGCTCTCGCGCGAGCTGGACGCCGGCCTGCGCGAGCGCGCCCAGGACATTCGCGGCGACCTGGACGCGGCCATCCAGGGAGTGCGCCGCTTCGCCCGCAACCTGCGGCCCAGCGTGCTGGATGACCTGGGCCTGCTGCCGGCGCTGGAGTGGCTGGCGTCCCAGGCAGCCACGCCCACCCGTGTGGAGGTGCAGGGCAACGAGCGGCGGCTGCCGCCCTCCACCGAGCTGACGCTGTTCCGGGTGGTGCAGGAGGCGCTGGGCAACATCGACAAGCATGCCCAGGCCAGCAGCGCGGCCATCCGGGTGGTGTACGCCGCCGCTGAGGTTACGGTCACCGTCAGCGACGACGGGGTGGGCTTCAGTGCTGAGCAGGCGCGGGAACGGGCCGCCCAGGGCCACCTGGGGCTGGCCGGCCTGCGCGAGCGCACCCTGCTGGCCGGCGGCGACCTGGAGATCGTGAGTGAGCCGGGTCGCGGCAGCGAGCTGCGCTTCAGCCTGCCCGGGTAA
- a CDS encoding NAD-dependent epimerase/dehydratase family protein, translated as MNLLVLGGSRFVGKHIVLQALERGHSVTTFTRGRTPDDLPAAVRRLHGDRNEGLTIPGDERWDACIDVSGYLPRAVRASAEALRDRVGRYLFISTVSVYAPGERAVTTEDSPVIELDDPTSEDIQAHYGGLKVLCERAVDAIYGERATHVRPHVVAGPDDPTERFTYWPEALAAGGPVLAPGDGQDPVQYVDARDLGAFVVTLLEQDRGGAYNGVAASRPWRAFLAEVAEGVGATPDLRWTPAEELERRGLGWAELPLYVPQAQDDTALMRVDTARSQAAGLRERPLAETAADTLAWSRARPADQRPKPVPLDAGSA; from the coding sequence ATGAATCTCCTGGTGCTGGGCGGAAGCCGCTTTGTCGGCAAACATATCGTGCTGCAGGCGCTGGAACGCGGCCACAGCGTCACCACCTTCACGCGCGGCCGGACGCCGGACGACCTGCCAGCGGCGGTGCGGCGGCTGCACGGCGACCGCAACGAGGGCCTGACGATCCCCGGCGACGAGCGGTGGGACGCCTGCATCGACGTCAGCGGTTACCTGCCACGCGCCGTGCGGGCGAGCGCCGAGGCCCTGCGGGACCGGGTCGGGCGCTACCTGTTCATCAGCACCGTGAGCGTCTACGCGCCGGGCGAGCGGGCCGTCACCACGGAGGACTCGCCCGTGATTGAGCTGGACGACCCCACCAGCGAGGACATCCAGGCGCACTACGGCGGGCTGAAGGTGCTGTGTGAGCGCGCGGTGGACGCCATCTACGGGGAGCGCGCCACCCATGTCCGGCCGCATGTGGTGGCGGGGCCGGACGATCCCACCGAGCGCTTCACCTACTGGCCGGAAGCGCTGGCGGCGGGCGGCCCGGTGCTGGCCCCCGGCGACGGCCAGGACCCGGTGCAGTACGTGGATGCCCGCGATCTGGGCGCCTTCGTGGTGACGCTGCTGGAGCAGGACCGCGGGGGCGCCTACAACGGAGTGGCGGCCTCGCGGCCCTGGCGCGCGTTCCTGGCGGAGGTGGCCGAGGGGGTGGGCGCCACCCCCGACCTGCGCTGGACGCCGGCCGAGGAACTGGAACGGCGCGGGCTCGGCTGGGCCGAGCTGCCGCTGTACGTGCCCCAGGCGCAGGACGACACCGCCCTGATGCGGGTGGACACCGCCCGCTCGCAGGCTGCCGGTCTGCGCGAACGCCCCCTGGCCGAGACGGCGGCCGACACCCTGGCCTGGAGCCGCGCCCGGCCCGCCGACCAGCGGCCGAAGCCGGTGCCGCTGGACGCCGGTTCTGCCTGA
- a CDS encoding ABC transporter ATP-binding protein: MQGTSQTPARQSHHTPRFPDDRLRLFTSYYRPYRAVLALDLLCAVLVSAATLIFPLCAGYLTQTVLNRPPAEALRLLGWLGAFMLLLLVVQAVCNNVVDYQGHLMGTRMEHDMRRDLFAHLQRQPFSFYDRQRTGQLMSRITNDLFAVGELAHHGPEDLTVAVLKFLGAFLILLTVNAGLTLIVFCFLPVMVAYAMYASRRMNTALAESRARIADINVQVEDTLSGIRVVQSFTNEAAEQQRFDLQNRRFVDSRRAGHWSEALFSQGMTAFTQLMTVALLVFGGVAIVHARLEPGQLVTYLLYLGALIDSVQRFINIARLLQEGVTGFDRFVELMQVAPALQDRPDATELVRVRGEVEFRNVTFRYRPDSAPVLTHFDLHIRAGEFVALVGPSGAGKSTVCALIPRFYDPEEGQVLVDGVPVQQLQLQSLRRHIGVVQQEVYLFAGTVMDNIRYGNLDVPESQVIEAARLAGAHDFIEALPQGYHTELGQRGITLSGGQKQRLSLARVLVKDPPILILDEATSALDNESEQAVQHALEHLARHRTTLVIAHRLSTVRNAQRIVVLTPDGIAEQGTHDELMRAGGVYAHLQATQLRL, encoded by the coding sequence TTGCAAGGCACTTCCCAGACCCCAGCCCGCCAATCCCACCACACGCCTCGTTTCCCTGATGACCGGCTGCGCCTGTTCACGTCCTACTACCGGCCGTACCGCGCCGTACTGGCCCTGGACCTGCTGTGCGCCGTCCTCGTTTCTGCCGCCACCCTGATCTTTCCGCTGTGCGCCGGCTACCTGACCCAGACGGTGCTGAACCGCCCGCCCGCAGAAGCGCTGCGGCTGCTGGGCTGGCTCGGCGCCTTCATGCTGCTGCTACTGGTCGTGCAGGCCGTCTGCAACAACGTGGTGGACTATCAGGGGCACCTAATGGGTACCCGCATGGAGCACGACATGCGGCGCGACCTGTTTGCCCACCTGCAGCGCCAGCCGTTCAGCTTCTACGACCGCCAGCGCACCGGCCAGCTGATGAGCCGCATCACCAACGACCTGTTCGCGGTGGGTGAGCTGGCCCACCACGGCCCCGAGGATCTGACGGTCGCGGTGCTCAAGTTTCTCGGCGCGTTCCTGATTCTGCTGACCGTGAACGCCGGCCTGACGCTGATCGTCTTCTGCTTTCTGCCGGTCATGGTGGCCTACGCGATGTACGCCAGCCGCCGGATGAATACGGCGCTGGCCGAGAGCCGCGCCCGCATCGCCGACATCAATGTGCAGGTCGAGGACACGCTCTCCGGCATCCGGGTGGTGCAGTCCTTTACCAACGAGGCCGCCGAGCAGCAGCGCTTCGACCTCCAGAACCGACGCTTCGTGGACAGCCGCCGGGCCGGTCACTGGAGCGAGGCCCTCTTCTCACAGGGCATGACGGCCTTCACCCAGCTGATGACAGTGGCGCTGCTGGTCTTCGGTGGAGTGGCCATCGTGCACGCCCGGCTGGAACCGGGCCAACTGGTCACGTACTTGCTGTACCTGGGCGCCCTGATCGACTCGGTGCAGCGCTTCATCAACATCGCGCGGCTGCTGCAGGAAGGCGTGACCGGGTTTGACCGCTTCGTGGAGCTGATGCAGGTCGCGCCGGCGCTTCAGGACCGGCCGGACGCTACGGAACTGGTGCGGGTGCGGGGCGAGGTGGAGTTCCGGAACGTGACGTTCCGCTACCGCCCCGACAGCGCGCCGGTCCTGACCCACTTCGATCTCCACATCCGGGCCGGCGAGTTCGTCGCGCTGGTGGGGCCGTCGGGCGCCGGCAAGAGCACCGTCTGCGCGCTGATTCCGCGCTTCTATGACCCGGAGGAGGGGCAGGTGCTGGTGGACGGGGTGCCGGTCCAGCAGCTGCAGCTTCAGTCGCTCAGACGCCACATCGGCGTGGTCCAGCAGGAGGTGTACCTGTTCGCCGGAACCGTGATGGACAACATCCGGTACGGGAACCTCGACGTGCCCGAGTCCCAGGTGATCGAGGCCGCGCGGCTGGCGGGCGCCCACGACTTCATCGAGGCGCTCCCGCAGGGGTACCACACCGAGCTGGGCCAGCGCGGCATCACCCTGTCCGGCGGGCAGAAGCAGCGGCTCAGCCTGGCGCGGGTGCTGGTCAAGGACCCGCCGATCCTGATTCTGGACGAGGCCACCAGCGCCCTGGACAACGAGAGCGAACAGGCGGTGCAGCACGCGCTGGAGCACTTGGCCCGCCACCGCACCACGCTGGTGATCGCCCACCGGCTGTCCACCGTCCGCAACGCCCAGCGCATCGTGGTGCTGACCCCGGACGGCATCGCCGAACAGGGCACCCACGACGAGCTGATGCGGGCGGGCGGCGTCTACGCCCACCTGCAGGCCACCCAGCTGCGGCTGTAG
- a CDS encoding ABC transporter substrate-binding protein: MKKQAIVITSLALILAACGNKSGTANTFVIQESADIPTLDPGVSYDTASGQFIENIYETLLTYDGSSLSKLKGLLATSWKADADGKTYTFALRDGVKFHSGNSFTCADAEYSFRRNLVTNSAESGNWFLSESLLGTGSNAKDDKSITWARIAAAVKCSNPSTLVFTLPKPDPAFLAKLAFTGQSIVDMKHAQKIGEWDGTEATWQQWVGKDLTDSALSKDPSGTGAYRMIKRDANSLAAQAFDGYWGGKPKIENVLYQKVSELAARQQALLKGDADIIEAGTRANVEQQLQGQKGITVLDELPNTSSFAIFMNENIGNKAALGSGKLDGKGIPANFFSDVNVRRGFNYAFDTVTYIRDVQQGKGKARTMLLPDTFPGYDAEVPTYSFDWAKAKDAFQQAFGGQLWNQGFTINASYRTGSEASQTAMEILKKNVESINPKFHVNLTAKQWSTMIQDANAGREVMLLNGWAPDYADPDNFLYTFYSSKGYYQPSSNFKDTQIDAWLDQARSITSANQRAALYSQVGQRAYDQAYYINVPAAAGIIAFRSGLEGLTLETYNPMRSFIGGTLWKDLSKS, encoded by the coding sequence ATGAAGAAACAGGCGATTGTTATCACGTCGCTGGCCCTGATTCTGGCGGCCTGCGGAAACAAATCCGGTACCGCGAATACGTTCGTGATTCAGGAGTCCGCTGACATCCCGACCCTGGACCCGGGCGTCAGCTACGACACCGCGTCCGGCCAGTTCATCGAGAACATCTACGAGACGCTGCTGACCTACGACGGCAGCAGTCTCTCGAAGCTCAAGGGCCTGCTGGCCACCAGCTGGAAGGCCGATGCCGACGGCAAGACCTACACCTTCGCGCTGCGCGACGGGGTCAAGTTCCACAGCGGCAACAGCTTCACCTGCGCAGACGCGGAGTACAGCTTCCGCCGCAACCTGGTGACCAACAGCGCCGAGAGCGGCAACTGGTTCCTGAGCGAGTCACTGCTCGGGACCGGCAGCAACGCCAAGGACGACAAGAGCATCACCTGGGCCAGGATCGCGGCGGCCGTCAAGTGCAGCAACCCCAGCACCCTGGTGTTCACGCTGCCCAAGCCGGACCCGGCGTTCCTGGCCAAGCTCGCCTTCACCGGCCAGAGCATCGTGGACATGAAGCACGCCCAGAAGATCGGGGAATGGGACGGCACCGAGGCGACCTGGCAGCAGTGGGTCGGCAAGGATCTGACCGACAGCGCGCTGAGCAAGGACCCCAGCGGCACCGGCGCGTACCGCATGATCAAGCGCGACGCCAACTCGCTGGCGGCGCAGGCGTTCGACGGGTACTGGGGCGGCAAGCCCAAAATCGAGAACGTGCTCTACCAGAAGGTCTCGGAGCTGGCCGCCCGGCAGCAGGCGCTGCTGAAGGGCGACGCCGACATCATCGAGGCCGGTACCCGCGCCAACGTGGAGCAGCAGCTGCAGGGCCAGAAGGGCATCACGGTGCTGGACGAACTGCCCAACACCAGCAGCTTCGCCATCTTCATGAACGAGAACATCGGCAACAAGGCGGCGCTGGGCAGCGGGAAGCTGGACGGCAAGGGCATTCCCGCCAACTTCTTCAGCGACGTGAACGTGCGCCGGGGCTTCAACTACGCCTTCGACACCGTGACCTACATCCGCGACGTGCAGCAGGGCAAGGGCAAGGCGCGCACCATGCTGCTCCCCGACACCTTCCCCGGCTACGACGCCGAGGTACCGACCTACAGCTTCGACTGGGCCAAGGCCAAGGACGCCTTCCAGCAGGCGTTCGGCGGCCAGCTCTGGAACCAGGGCTTCACCATCAACGCGTCGTACCGCACCGGCAGCGAGGCGTCTCAGACGGCCATGGAGATCCTGAAGAAGAACGTGGAGTCGATCAACCCCAAGTTCCACGTCAACCTGACGGCCAAGCAGTGGTCCACCATGATCCAGGACGCCAACGCGGGCCGCGAGGTGATGCTGCTCAACGGCTGGGCCCCGGACTACGCCGACCCGGACAACTTCCTGTACACCTTCTACAGCAGCAAGGGCTACTACCAGCCGTCCAGCAACTTCAAGGACACGCAGATCGACGCGTGGCTGGATCAGGCGCGCAGCATCACCAGCGCCAACCAGCGCGCCGCGCTGTACAGCCAGGTTGGTCAGCGGGCCTACGATCAGGCCTACTACATCAACGTGCCCGCGGCGGCCGGCATCATCGCCTTCCGCAGTGGCCTGGAGGGTCTGACGCTGGAGACCTACAACCCGATGCGCTCCTTCATCGGCGGCACGCTCTGGAAGGACCTGAGCAAGAGCTGA
- a CDS encoding DUF2721 domain-containing protein, producing MEQIAGILSAMITPAVLISACGTLIMSTSQRLGRSTDRVRSLTRRFKELVSERGQDELLAREEKRLIISQLPRITRRVRLIQRALTAFYASVGVLVLASVLTGSSLLLHLDLAAWPVVFALLGTGFLMFGAILLTFEAQLSYQVTRAEMRFLEQMGQHYAVLYRDEPDPTAD from the coding sequence ATGGAGCAGATCGCCGGCATCCTCTCGGCCATGATCACGCCCGCCGTGCTGATCAGCGCCTGCGGAACGCTGATCATGAGCACCAGCCAGCGGCTGGGCCGCAGCACCGACCGGGTGCGCAGCCTGACCCGGCGCTTCAAGGAACTGGTCAGCGAGCGCGGACAGGACGAATTGCTGGCGCGCGAGGAGAAGCGCCTGATCATCTCGCAGCTGCCGCGCATCACCCGGCGGGTCCGGCTGATTCAGCGAGCGCTGACCGCCTTCTACGCCTCGGTGGGCGTGCTGGTGCTGGCCAGCGTGCTGACCGGCAGCAGCCTGCTGCTGCACCTGGACCTGGCGGCGTGGCCGGTGGTGTTCGCGCTGCTCGGCACCGGTTTCCTGATGTTTGGGGCGATCCTGCTCACCTTCGAGGCGCAGCTGAGCTATCAGGTCACGCGGGCCGAGATGCGCTTTCTGGAACAGATGGGGCAGCACTACGCCGTCCTGTACCGAGACGAGCCGGACCCCACAGCAGACTGA
- a CDS encoding RluA family pseudouridine synthase has translation MISPDIPERPRVLLSHPDFYVVAKPPLWLTHRVRARFDVPNLLEYLQAELGEPQLAPPHRLDRETSGAQLLSRDPESASRFFTLFKEHLIQKTYLALVHGHPDWTGRTLEAPLGSLGVSGSNEVQIRQGVTPDGRPAVTDFRVLGRGQHPQHGLLSLIEARPRSGRLHQVRAHLSHLGLPMVGDKIYGRDPEAFVAFVEDRLTPEQQRRLILPRQALHAWRLHFPWSGAQVRAEVPLSLDLQTLWAGCVPLPDAGGNPAGYVLMQP, from the coding sequence GTGATCTCCCCGGACATCCCGGAGCGGCCGCGCGTGCTGCTGAGCCACCCGGATTTCTACGTGGTGGCCAAGCCGCCGCTGTGGCTGACCCACCGGGTGCGGGCGCGGTTTGACGTGCCGAACCTGCTGGAGTACCTGCAGGCGGAACTGGGCGAGCCGCAGCTGGCCCCGCCGCACCGCCTGGACCGCGAGACCAGCGGGGCGCAGCTGCTCAGCCGCGACCCGGAATCGGCCAGCCGCTTCTTCACGCTGTTCAAGGAGCACCTGATCCAGAAGACCTATCTGGCGCTGGTGCACGGCCATCCGGACTGGACCGGGCGGACGCTGGAGGCGCCGCTGGGCAGCCTTGGCGTGTCGGGCAGCAACGAGGTGCAGATCCGCCAGGGCGTGACGCCGGACGGCCGCCCGGCCGTGACCGACTTCCGGGTGTTGGGCCGGGGCCAGCACCCGCAGCACGGCCTGCTGAGCCTAATCGAGGCCCGGCCACGCAGCGGACGGCTGCATCAGGTGCGCGCGCACCTCTCGCACCTGGGGCTGCCGATGGTGGGCGACAAGATCTATGGCCGCGACCCGGAGGCGTTCGTGGCGTTCGTGGAGGACCGGCTGACGCCCGAGCAGCAGCGGCGGCTGATTCTGCCGCGTCAGGCGCTGCATGCCTGGCGGCTGCACTTTCCGTGGTCCGGGGCGCAGGTGCGCGCGGAGGTGCCGCTCAGCCTCGACCTGCAGACGCTGTGGGCCGGCTGCGTTCCTCTGCCGGATGCTGGCGGGAACCCCGCCGGATATGTTCTGATGCAGCCATGA
- a CDS encoding response regulator transcription factor: MHESGRIIRLLLVDDHPVVRKGTRELLDGEADLSVVGEADSGEEAIRQALALTPDVILMDVSMPGMNGIEATRQIKRQRPQQNVLVLTSYDDDAYVFALLEAGAAGYLLKNASEDELLGAVRAVAAGESALHPSVAKKVLERFSQSSVPSPPLETLSPRELEVLRIAATGRTNKEIARDLDISPRTVQVHLANIFSKLDVGSRTEAVLIGIKRGWVNPNQLD, from the coding sequence ATGCACGAATCTGGCCGTATCATCCGCCTGCTGCTGGTCGACGACCATCCGGTGGTGCGCAAGGGCACCCGCGAACTGCTGGACGGCGAGGCCGACCTCTCGGTGGTGGGCGAGGCCGACAGCGGGGAAGAGGCGATCCGGCAGGCGCTGGCGCTGACCCCCGACGTGATCCTGATGGACGTCTCGATGCCGGGCATGAACGGCATCGAAGCCACCCGGCAGATCAAGCGCCAGCGCCCGCAGCAGAACGTGCTGGTGCTGACCAGCTACGACGACGACGCCTACGTGTTCGCGCTGCTGGAGGCGGGCGCAGCCGGGTACCTGCTCAAGAACGCCAGCGAGGACGAGTTGCTGGGCGCGGTGCGGGCGGTGGCGGCGGGCGAGAGCGCGCTGCATCCCAGCGTGGCCAAGAAGGTGCTGGAGCGCTTCAGCCAGTCGAGCGTGCCGAGCCCGCCGCTGGAAACGCTCAGCCCGCGTGAGCTGGAGGTGCTGCGGATCGCGGCCACCGGGCGTACCAACAAGGAGATCGCCCGTGACCTGGACATCTCGCCGCGCACCGTGCAGGTGCATCTGGCCAACATCTTTTCCAAGCTGGATGTGGGCAGCCGCACCGAGGCGGTGCTGATCGGCATCAAACGCGGCTGGGTGAACCCCAACCAGCTGGACTGA
- the hslO gene encoding Hsp33 family molecular chaperone HslO: MTISDTGSFILRGTAAAGALRLVAIDSTAIVEEARRRHHLSKTATAALGRSLSASVLLAILLGKKTDSRVTLRIQGDGPIGWIVAEGSADGQVRGYVREPGADLPVRASDGKLDVGGLVGHDGELALTRLLDNAEPWTGSVPLVSGEIAEDVAAYLASSEQIPSAVLLGVYEEGGRVARSGGLIVQAMPGASDETLAALEANIQRMGPITENLRQYSLMEVMQRAAQGLDLQLVTEAQAARFECRCSRERASGSLLYFGAAERQDMIREGGQEVVCHWCNEHYQITPDEIAALDAQETHARA, from the coding sequence ATGACGATTTCCGATACGGGTTCCTTCATTCTGCGCGGGACAGCGGCGGCCGGGGCGCTGCGGCTCGTGGCGATCGACAGCACCGCCATCGTGGAGGAGGCGCGCCGCCGCCATCACCTCAGCAAGACCGCCACCGCCGCGCTGGGCCGCTCGCTGAGCGCCTCAGTGCTGCTCGCGATCCTACTGGGCAAGAAGACCGACAGCCGCGTGACGCTCCGGATTCAGGGTGACGGCCCGATCGGCTGGATCGTGGCGGAGGGCAGCGCGGACGGGCAGGTGCGCGGCTACGTGCGCGAGCCGGGCGCCGACCTGCCGGTGCGGGCCAGCGACGGGAAGCTGGACGTGGGCGGACTGGTGGGCCACGACGGTGAGCTGGCGCTGACGCGGCTGCTCGACAACGCCGAGCCGTGGACCGGCAGCGTGCCGCTGGTCAGCGGCGAGATCGCTGAGGACGTGGCCGCCTACCTGGCGAGCAGCGAGCAGATTCCCAGCGCCGTGCTGCTGGGCGTGTACGAGGAGGGCGGCCGGGTGGCCCGCAGCGGCGGCCTGATCGTGCAGGCGATGCCGGGAGCCAGCGACGAAACGCTCGCCGCCCTGGAGGCCAACATCCAGCGGATGGGGCCCATCACCGAGAATCTGCGTCAGTACTCGCTGATGGAGGTGATGCAGCGGGCGGCCCAGGGGCTGGACCTGCAGCTGGTGACCGAGGCCCAGGCGGCCCGCTTCGAGTGCCGCTGCTCGCGCGAGCGCGCGTCCGGCAGCCTGCTGTACTTCGGGGCCGCCGAACGGCAGGACATGATCCGGGAGGGCGGCCAGGAGGTGGTGTGTCACTGGTGCAACGAGCACTACCAGATCACGCCCGACGAGATTGCCGCGCTGGACGCCCAGGAAACGCACGCCCGCGCCTGA